Proteins from a genomic interval of Dryobates pubescens isolate bDryPub1 chromosome 7, bDryPub1.pri, whole genome shotgun sequence:
- the LPAR6 gene encoding lysophosphatidic acid receptor 6 produces the protein MVSSNCSTEDSFKYTLYGCIFSMVFVLGLIANCVAIYIFTCTLKVRNETTTYMLNLAISDLLFVFTLPFRIYYFVARNWPFGDVLCKISVTLFYTNMYGSILFLTCISVDRFLAIVHPFRSKTLRTKRNAKIVCGAVWVTVLAGSTPASFFQSTNRRNNTEQRTCFENFSEDTWKTYLSRIVIFIEIVGFFIPLVLNATCSTMVLRTLNKPLTLSRNKLSKKKVLKMIFVHLVIFCFCFVPYNVTLILYSLMRTQTWVNCSVVTAVRTMYPVTLCIAVSNCCFDPIVYYFTSDTIQNSIKKNRSTRPRDTTFSERPVSESFLQQSLQTIKMKILDSDSTI, from the coding sequence ATGGTAAGCTCCAATTGTTCCACTGAGGACTCCTTTAAGTACACTTTATACGGGTGTATCTTCAGCATGGTGTTTGTTCTCGGCCTCATAGCTAACTGTGTGGCCATCTACATTTTCACTTGCACGCTAAAAGTGCGAAACGAGACCACCACTTACATGCTTAACTTGGCAATATCGGACCTGCTTTTCGTGTTTACGTTACCCTTCCGGATTTACTACTTCGTAGCGAGAAACTGGCCGTTCGGAGACGTCCTCTGCAAGATTTCTGTCACCCTCTTCTACACGAACATGTACGGGAGCATTTTGTTTCTGACCTGCATCAGCGTGGACCGCTTCCTAGCTATCGTGCACCCCTTCCGATCGAAGACCCTCCGAACCAAACGGAACGCCAAGATCGTCTGCGGCGCGGTGTGGGTGAccgtgctggcaggcagcacgccggccagcttcttccagtccaCCAACCGCCGCAACAACACCGAACAAAGAACGTGTTTCGAAAACTTCTCGGAGGACACGTGGAAAACCTACCTCTCCCGGATTGTTATCTTCATCGAAATCGTGGGGTTTTTCATCCCCCTCGTCTTGAACGCCACCTGCTCCACCATGGTCTTGCGGACTTTGAACAAGCCGCTGACGCTAAGTCGGAATAAACTCAGCAAGAAAAAGGTACTCAAAATGATTTTTGTCCATTTGGTgatcttctgcttctgctttgtgcCTTACAACGTGACCTTAATACTTTACTCCCTGATGAGAACGCAGACCTGGGTTAATTGCTCAGTGGTGACCGCAGTCAGGACTATGTACCCCGTCACCCTGTGCATCGCCGTTTCGAACTGCTGCTTTGACCCTATTGTCTATTATTTCACGTCGGACACCATTCAAAATTCAATCAAAAAGAACCGGTCCACCAGGCCCCGGGACACCACCTTCTCTGAAAGGCCAGTTTCAGAAAGCTTCCTCCAGCAGAGCCTTCAGaccataaaaatgaaaatacttgacagtgactctaccatctGA